One Sphingomicrobium sp. XHP0239 DNA segment encodes these proteins:
- the paaA gene encoding 1,2-phenylacetyl-CoA epoxidase subunit PaaA — protein MYTTELDKQNGPDKGSKVTSIDGGEPQHLVDAFEARVAADEFIEPKDWMPEAYRKTLVRQISQHAHSEIVGMLPEGNWISRAPSLRRKAILLAKVQDEAGHGLYLYCAAETLGTSREEMIEALHDGRAKYSTIFNYPTLTWADIAAIGWLVDGAAIMNQVPLQRASYGPYARAMVRVCKEESFHQRQGYEAMIALANGTEEQRRMAQDALNRWWWPSLMMFGPPDDKSPNTERSMRWRIKRETNDELRQKFVDITVPQADFLGLKVPDADLEWNEEKGSYDFGAIDWEEFYAVVRGEGPVAKERLKARREAWESQAWVREAADAYQAKQEAKQVA, from the coding sequence ATGTATACGACAGAACTCGACAAGCAAAACGGACCTGACAAAGGTTCCAAGGTCACCTCGATCGACGGGGGCGAGCCGCAGCATCTCGTCGACGCCTTCGAGGCGCGGGTGGCGGCGGACGAGTTCATCGAACCCAAGGACTGGATGCCCGAGGCGTACCGCAAGACGCTCGTGCGGCAGATCTCGCAGCACGCGCATAGCGAGATCGTCGGCATGCTGCCCGAGGGCAATTGGATCTCCCGCGCGCCGAGCCTGCGCCGCAAGGCCATTCTTCTGGCGAAGGTGCAGGATGAGGCGGGACATGGTCTCTATCTCTATTGCGCCGCCGAAACGCTCGGCACCAGCCGCGAGGAGATGATCGAGGCGCTTCATGACGGGCGCGCCAAATATTCGACGATCTTCAACTATCCGACGCTGACGTGGGCGGACATCGCCGCGATCGGCTGGCTGGTCGACGGTGCGGCGATCATGAACCAGGTGCCGCTCCAACGCGCCAGCTATGGCCCCTACGCCCGCGCGATGGTCCGCGTCTGCAAGGAAGAGAGCTTCCACCAGCGGCAGGGTTACGAAGCGATGATCGCGCTCGCCAACGGAACCGAAGAGCAGCGGCGCATGGCGCAGGATGCGCTCAACCGCTGGTGGTGGCCGAGCCTGATGATGTTCGGACCGCCCGACGACAAGTCGCCCAACACCGAACGGTCGATGCGCTGGAGGATCAAGCGCGAGACCAACGACGAGTTGCGCCAGAAATTCGTCGATATCACGGTGCCGCAGGCGGATTTCCTCGGACTCAAGGTTCCCGACGCGGACCTCGAGTGGAACGAGGAAAAGGGCAGCTACGATTTCGGTGCGATCGACTGGGAAGAATTCTACGCCGTCGTTCGCGGCGAAGGTCCGGTCGCCAAGGAACGGTTGAAGGCGCGGCGCGAGGCCTGGGAAAGCCAGGCATGGGTCCGCGAGGCCGCAGACGCCTACCAGGCCAAGCAGGAAGCCAAGCAGGTCGCCTAG
- the paaG gene encoding 2-(1,2-epoxy-1,2-dihydrophenyl)acetyl-CoA isomerase PaaG: MTDTILLTRHDHVATITLNRPDRLNSFTADMHRELQAALDETGDARVIVLTGAGRGFCAGQDLNDRKVAPGEKVDLGETVEASWNPLIRRLATMDQPVICAVNGVAAGAGANIALACDLTFAAKSAKFIQSFSALGLIPDSGGSWHLPRLVGQQRALGLALTGEPLMAEQAADWGLIWKAVDDDELMDEVMTTAQKLASLPPLGLAAIKNIVRTTGSRTLDEELDLQRDEMRRLGYTHDYAEGVAAFLEKRKATFEGR, encoded by the coding sequence ATGACCGACACCATCCTCCTAACCCGCCACGACCACGTCGCAACGATCACCCTCAACCGCCCCGATCGGCTGAACAGCTTCACCGCCGACATGCATCGCGAACTGCAGGCGGCGCTCGACGAAACGGGCGACGCACGGGTGATCGTCCTGACCGGCGCGGGCCGCGGCTTTTGCGCGGGGCAGGATCTCAATGATCGCAAGGTCGCGCCGGGCGAAAAGGTCGACCTCGGCGAAACGGTCGAGGCGAGTTGGAATCCGCTGATCCGTCGCCTCGCGACGATGGACCAGCCGGTTATCTGCGCGGTCAATGGCGTGGCGGCGGGTGCGGGCGCGAATATCGCGTTGGCGTGCGACCTGACCTTCGCGGCGAAGAGCGCCAAGTTCATCCAGAGCTTTTCCGCGCTCGGCCTCATCCCCGACAGCGGCGGAAGCTGGCACCTGCCGCGCCTCGTCGGACAGCAGCGCGCGCTGGGACTTGCCCTGACGGGCGAACCGCTGATGGCGGAGCAGGCGGCCGACTGGGGACTGATCTGGAAAGCAGTCGACGATGATGAGTTGATGGACGAGGTCATGACGACCGCGCAAAAGCTGGCGAGCCTTCCGCCACTCGGTCTTGCGGCGATCAAGAACATCGTTCGCACCACTGGATCGCGGACGCTGGACGAGGAACTCGACCTGCAGCGTGACGAAATGCGTCGCCTGGGGTACACCCACGACTATGCGGAGGGCGTCGCAGCCTTTCTCGAGAAGCGGAAGGCGACGTTCGAAGGCCGCTGA
- a CDS encoding CBS domain-containing protein, with product MQIDQIMTKNIKTVAPSATAKDAASFMLSEDTGFVPVCDGQKLVGTITDRDIAVRGVASGKGADCSVSELMSDSPVFLSVSDSVEEAAKKMKEYQVRRLPVIGENQELVGVVSLGDIARETGQSFDEMALEGVSAKGSLNQQG from the coding sequence ATGCAGATCGATCAGATCATGACGAAGAACATCAAGACCGTTGCGCCGAGCGCGACGGCCAAGGACGCGGCGAGCTTCATGCTGTCGGAAGATACGGGTTTCGTGCCGGTATGCGATGGACAGAAACTGGTCGGGACCATCACTGATCGCGACATCGCCGTTCGTGGCGTCGCGTCGGGCAAGGGTGCCGACTGCAGCGTGTCCGAACTGATGAGCGACAGCCCCGTCTTCCTGTCGGTGTCCGACAGCGTCGAGGAAGCCGCCAAGAAGATGAAGGAATATCAGGTACGCCGCTTGCCGGTGATTGGTGAAAACCAGGAACTCGTCGGCGTCGTTAGCCTCGGCGACATCGCCCGCGAGACCGGACAGAGCTTCGACGAGATGGCGCTTGAAGGCGTCAGTGCGAAGGGTTCGCTCAACCAGCAGGGCTAA
- a CDS encoding histidine kinase dimerization/phosphoacceptor domain -containing protein, with translation MRAKTHPQQEERLAALRRYEILDTPREKEFDDVVKSVAAMCGTPVSVVNFIDADRQWFKAETGLGVRSTPLDTSLCSHVILENDFVEIPDTLEDPRMSDNPLCTAEDGFRFYAGALLKSADGFPLGTLCVLDRVPRRLTADQRDLMNVLAARVVRELEFRLALRTQEVLRREIDHRVKNSLTMMAAILHLEGKRAKHEETRHAIEAINHRLGSLASLHEEVYRHADGEYIDADKLLERSVEHMRAFVPDNVAIETRVDPVRVSTSNANPIVLIVNEFVSNSGKHGFTEGKGGTITISLDEHEDGSATLTCRDDGSADEDSLRALQGSDGLGQKVTETLARSLGTHAHWSLARPGLALSVGPFHGGASTP, from the coding sequence ATGAGGGCGAAAACGCATCCGCAACAGGAGGAACGCCTCGCTGCGTTGCGTCGATACGAGATTCTCGACACGCCGAGAGAGAAGGAATTCGACGACGTCGTGAAGTCGGTCGCCGCGATGTGCGGGACGCCCGTTTCGGTCGTGAACTTCATCGACGCCGACCGGCAATGGTTCAAGGCGGAAACCGGGCTGGGCGTTCGCTCCACTCCGCTCGACACCAGCCTGTGTAGCCACGTCATTCTCGAAAATGACTTCGTCGAGATTCCGGATACCCTCGAGGATCCGCGGATGTCGGACAACCCGCTCTGTACCGCCGAAGACGGGTTTCGCTTCTACGCCGGGGCTCTTCTCAAGTCCGCGGACGGCTTCCCCTTGGGAACGTTGTGCGTCCTCGATCGCGTGCCGCGGCGACTTACTGCGGACCAGCGCGATCTGATGAATGTACTCGCCGCCAGGGTTGTCCGAGAGCTGGAATTCCGTCTGGCGCTGCGGACGCAGGAAGTGCTTCGGCGCGAGATCGACCATCGCGTGAAGAACAGCCTGACGATGATGGCGGCCATTCTCCATCTCGAAGGCAAGCGCGCCAAGCACGAGGAGACGCGGCATGCGATCGAGGCGATCAACCACCGGCTGGGATCGCTAGCGTCGCTGCACGAGGAAGTCTATCGACATGCTGACGGCGAGTATATCGACGCGGACAAGCTTCTCGAGCGCAGCGTGGAACATATGCGCGCCTTCGTGCCCGACAATGTCGCGATCGAGACACGAGTCGATCCCGTTCGTGTCTCGACCTCGAACGCCAATCCGATCGTGCTGATCGTCAACGAGTTCGTCAGCAATTCGGGCAAGCACGGCTTCACCGAGGGCAAGGGCGGCACCATCACCATCTCGCTGGACGAGCATGAAGACGGCAGCGCGACCCTCACCTGCCGGGACGACGGTTCGGCGGACGAAGACAGCCTTCGCGCGCTGCAAGGGAGCGATGGCCTCGGGCAGAAGGTCACCGAAACCCTCGCCCGATCACTGGGAACCCACGCCCACTGGTCGCTCGCCCGGCCGGGCCTCGCGCTCAGCGTGGGTCCCTTCCACGGCGGAGCTTCGACGCCGTGA
- the paaZ gene encoding phenylacetic acid degradation bifunctional protein PaaZ: MKTLELMNYAADQWVRGDGELRSIPSAIDGAQVAKTGSDGLDFAAMLAHARDVGGPALRAMTFHERAWMLKDLGLAIMERKEELYALNPHSGATRGDGWIDIDGGALTLLSYSSTGRKKLPDAHVMLEGEQEALAKDPGFVGQHIMTPKQGAAVHINAFNFPVWGMLEKVAPTLLAGMPCIVKPATATSYLAEAAFRIMIETGVLPEGAVQLIVGGVGDLFDHLGGQDVVSFTGSAATAGKLKNHPTVLRESVTFVAEQDSLNASVLGPDAGPDTPEFELFIAEVAREMTVKAGQKCTAIRRALVPGAHLDAVEAALKDKLAALTIGDPREKDTTLGALVSCSQRDDVREKIGELVSGGARIVHGDPDAERGVAGGAFIDPVLLRADDPWKADAVHDVEAFGPVATIMPYRDLDDAIALANRGMGSLALSMFSNDPDAAGQFVRGAAAFHGRILVINRDNAKLSTGHGSPLPVLVHGGPGRAGGSEEMGGLRGLHHYMQRTAIQSTPAMIAAISQQYVAGAPKHESAVHPFRLKMSEMDLGQTFFSEARKVTVEDIEHFAEFTGDKFYAHMDEEAAKASPIFEGRVAHGYLILSFAAGLFVDPDPGPVLANTGLEDLKFLTPLYPGDTMRVELTVKSKSIKSDETGVVKWAVEIFNQDDDAVATYTLLTENTP, from the coding sequence ATGAAAACGCTCGAATTGATGAACTATGCTGCCGACCAGTGGGTGCGCGGCGACGGTGAATTACGCTCGATCCCGAGTGCGATCGATGGCGCACAAGTCGCGAAAACGGGGTCGGACGGTCTGGATTTCGCCGCGATGCTGGCGCACGCGCGTGACGTCGGCGGACCTGCACTGCGGGCGATGACTTTTCACGAACGTGCCTGGATGCTGAAGGATCTGGGTCTCGCCATCATGGAGCGGAAAGAGGAGCTGTACGCACTCAATCCTCATTCGGGAGCGACGCGCGGCGACGGGTGGATCGACATCGACGGCGGCGCACTGACGCTGCTGTCCTACAGCTCGACCGGCCGCAAGAAGTTGCCCGACGCCCACGTCATGCTGGAAGGCGAACAGGAAGCGCTCGCCAAGGACCCGGGGTTCGTCGGCCAGCACATCATGACGCCCAAGCAGGGCGCGGCGGTGCACATCAACGCCTTCAACTTCCCCGTGTGGGGCATGCTGGAAAAGGTCGCCCCAACATTACTCGCCGGCATGCCGTGCATCGTGAAACCGGCCACCGCGACCAGCTATCTTGCCGAAGCGGCGTTCCGGATCATGATCGAGACGGGCGTCCTTCCCGAAGGCGCGGTGCAATTGATCGTCGGCGGTGTCGGCGACCTCTTCGACCATCTCGGCGGACAGGACGTGGTCAGCTTTACCGGATCGGCGGCGACGGCTGGCAAGCTCAAGAACCATCCCACGGTATTGCGCGAAAGCGTGACCTTCGTGGCCGAACAGGACAGCCTCAACGCCAGCGTGCTGGGACCCGATGCGGGGCCGGACACGCCGGAATTCGAGCTATTCATCGCCGAAGTCGCTCGCGAAATGACGGTCAAGGCGGGACAGAAATGCACCGCCATCCGCCGCGCGCTGGTGCCTGGGGCGCACTTGGATGCGGTCGAGGCAGCCTTGAAGGACAAGCTGGCGGCGCTGACCATTGGCGATCCGCGCGAGAAGGACACGACGCTCGGCGCGCTGGTCAGCTGTTCGCAGCGCGACGACGTTCGGGAGAAGATCGGCGAACTGGTTTCGGGCGGGGCGCGCATCGTCCACGGCGATCCCGATGCGGAACGCGGCGTCGCGGGCGGAGCCTTCATCGATCCGGTCCTGCTCCGTGCCGACGATCCGTGGAAGGCCGATGCGGTGCACGACGTCGAAGCGTTCGGCCCGGTGGCGACCATCATGCCCTATCGCGACCTCGACGATGCGATCGCGCTGGCGAACCGCGGGATGGGTAGCCTTGCCCTGTCGATGTTCAGCAATGATCCCGACGCCGCGGGCCAGTTCGTTCGCGGCGCGGCGGCCTTTCACGGGCGAATACTGGTCATCAATCGCGACAATGCGAAGCTGTCGACGGGGCACGGCAGCCCCCTCCCCGTCCTCGTTCACGGCGGCCCCGGACGCGCGGGCGGCAGCGAGGAGATGGGCGGGCTTCGCGGTCTGCACCACTACATGCAGCGCACCGCGATCCAGTCGACCCCCGCGATGATCGCGGCGATCAGCCAGCAATATGTCGCGGGCGCGCCGAAGCACGAAAGCGCGGTCCATCCTTTCCGCCTCAAGATGAGCGAGATGGATCTCGGCCAGACCTTCTTCTCCGAGGCGCGCAAGGTCACGGTCGAGGACATCGAGCATTTCGCGGAGTTCACCGGCGACAAATTCTACGCCCACATGGACGAGGAAGCCGCGAAGGCCTCCCCGATCTTCGAAGGCCGCGTGGCGCACGGTTATCTGATCCTGAGCTTCGCCGCGGGTCTGTTCGTCGATCCCGATCCGGGCCCCGTCTTGGCGAACACCGGGCTCGAGGACCTCAAATTCCTCACGCCGCTCTATCCCGGTGACACGATGCGGGTCGAGCTGACGGTCAAGTCCAAGTCGATCAAGTCCGACGAGACCGGGGTCGTGAAGTGGGCCGTCGAGATTTTCAACCAGGACGACGACGCCGTCGCGACCTATACACTGTTGACCGAAAATACGCCCTAG